The Rhodobacter sp. genome segment GCGGCGCCTCGATCAGGCCCATGTATTCCAGATCCTGCATCACGTTGCGAATCGTGGCCGCCGACAGTTTCTCGTGAAAATCACGGGTGATGGTGCGCGAACCGACCGGCGTTCCGCTGTGCAGATAGGATTCGACCACCCGGCGGAATACCTCGCGGGCGCGGTCGTTCAGGTCGTGCAGGGCTTTGGTCTGGTCTGGGGCGGGCATGGGTTCTGGCTCTCGGTCCGTCAATCCGGTTGCATCCGCACCGACTGCCCCTGTAATTGGGAACAAATCGAAACGGGAGCCGGCAATGCGTCCTTCGGGAAGAAAACTAGATGAAATGCGAGCGGTTTCAATCGAAACCGGCGTGATGCGCCATGCTGAGGGCTCGTGCCTGATCAAGGTGGGCAACACGCATGTCCTGTGTTCGGCCACGATCGAGGACCGCACACCGCCGTTTTTGAAGAATACCGGGCTCGGCTGGGTGACGGCGGAATACGGGATGCTGCCGCGGGCCACGAATTCGCGCAACCGGCGCGAGGCTGCGCAGGGAAAGCAGACTGGAAGAACAGTAGAAATTCAAAGACTTATCGGTCGCTCACTCCGCGCCGGGGTTGACCGATCGGCGCTGGGCGAACGGCAGATCACGATCGATTGCGACGTGATCCAGGCTGATGGCGGCACGCGTTGCGCGGCGATCACCGGCGGCTGGGTCGCCTTGCGCCTGGCCGTGGACAGGCTGATGAAGACGGGAACGATCTCGACCGATCCGATCATCGGTCACGTCGCTGCGGTATCTTGCGGGTTCTATGCCGGTCAGGCGGTTCTGGATCTGGATTATGATGAAGACAGCGCCGCCGGTGTGGACGGCAATTTCATCATGTTGGGTGACGGCCGATTGATCGAGGTTCAGATGTCGGGCGAGGGCACGGTGTTTTCTCGTGGAGATCTGGACCGCATGGTGGACCTTGCCGAAGCAGGCGTCGGCTGTCTGGTGGCGGCGCAAAAGGCAGCGTTGTGATGGCGACGCTGGGCGACCGCCTGCTGTTCGCCACCCACAACGAGGGCAAGGTCGAAGAGCTGCGTGCGCTGTTTCAGCCGCTTGGGGTCGGGCTGGTCTCAGCGCGCGAATTGGGTTTGCCCGAACCTGCGGAGACTGAAACCACCTTTGTCGGGAATGCCCGCATCAAGGCCCATGCCGCGGCGCGCGCCTCGGGCTTGCCCGCGCTGGCCGATGACAGCGGCCTTTGCGTGGATGCTTTGGGCGGCGCTCCCGGGGTCTACACGGCGGACTGGGCGGAAGGCCCGGGTGGGAGGGATTTCCTCAGGGCGATGACGCGCACTTACGATGCGCTGCTGGCGAACGGTGCCAAGGAGCCCTGGTCGGCGCGGTTTCGCTGCACGCTGGTCCTGGCCTTTCCCGACGGGCAGGACGAGGTCTACGAGGGTGAGGTGTCGGGTCGGCTCGTCTGGCCCCTCCGCGGTGCTTTGGGGCATGGCTACGACCCGATGTTCATGCCGGATGGCGACACCCGGACCTTTGCGGAAATGGCTCCGGACGAAAAAAACGCCGTTTCGCACCGGGCCCGGGCCCTTGAAGCCCTGATCGCAAAACGTTTCACGTGAAACATCCGGTCGGCGAGGATTGGCGACACGGCGGCTTCGGGCTTTACGTTCACTGGCCCTTTTGCGCGTCGAAATGTCCCTATTGCGATTTCAACAGCCACGTTGCAGTGCGCATCGACCAGGCGGCATGGCGCGACGCCTATATCGCCGAGATCGAGGCTTGGGGTGAGAAGACCCGCGGCCGGGTTCTGGATACCTTGTTCTTTGGCGGGGGGACGCCGTCCCTGATGGAACCGCAAACCGTAGCGGCGGTCGTCGATGCGGCGCGCCGCACCTGGAGCTTCCGAAACAGCATCGAAATCACGTTGGAGGCGAACCCGACCTCGGTAGAAGCGGCGCGGTTTCAGGGCTTTTCAGAGGCCGGGATCAATCGGGTGTCGCTGGGGGTTCAGGCGCTTGACGACGCCGCATTGCGGCTTCTGGGCCGGCAGCACAGCGTCAAAGAAGCCCTCGCCGCACTGGACATCGCCAAGCAGTATTTCGCCCGGACAAGTTTTGATCTGATCTATGCGCGCCAAAACCAGAGCCTTTCGGACTGGCGGCGAGAACTCGTTCTGGCCCTTGCCTTTGAGCCAGAGCATCTGTCGCTCTACCAACTGACCATTGAGGATGGCACCGTCTTTGCCGCGCGGCATCGCGTGGGCAAGCTCCCCGGACTGCCGGCCGAGGACGCCGGCGCCGACATGTTCGATTTGACCCAGGACCTGTGCGACGCGGCCGGCTTGCCTGCCTATGAGGTGTCGAATCATGCCAAGCCGGGCCAGGAATCGCGCCACAACAGCATTTACTGGAACTATGGCGATTACATCGGTGTCGGGCCCGGGGCGCATGGGCGGGTCACGGTCCAGGGGCAAAGGCTGGCGACCGAGAGCGTGAAAGCCCCCGGGGCCTGGCTCGACCTCAGGCGCCGGGGGCTGACAACCCACGCGGCCGCACTGTCCCCGGGTGAACAGGCGAGCGAATATCTGATGATGGCGCTACGGCTTTCTCGAGGGGCAGATCTCGCGCGCTTCGCCGCGCTGGGCGGGACACCCCTTGATCAGAAGGCGCTCGACCCTCTTCTGGAGCTCGGGCTTGTCTGGCAAAACGGGCGCCGGATAGGAGCCACCAAGGCTGGGCGGCCGATCCTTAACGCCATTCTTCGCGCACTTCTTTGAGGCTGTATCACCGCACGGACGACAGCAGTTGGCAAAGCTGGTCGAGCTGATCCAGAGTCTGGTATCGGATGGTGACCTGCCCTTCCCCGCCCGCACGATGGTCGATTACCACGCTCATGCCCAGGTTTGCGGACAAGTCCTCCTCGAGCACCCGGGTGTCGGCATCCTTCTGACGCGAATTGCCTCGCTTTTGCGAAGCAGGGTGGCCGATCCGGCGGGCGAGATCCTCGGTCTCGCGCACGGAAAGTCCCTCGCCCGCGACCTTGAGGGCCAGGGAAACCGGGTCAGGTGCCGTCACGAGCGCGCGCGCATGGCCGGCCGAAATCGTTCCGGCCACCACCATGTTCTGCACATCCTGCGGCAAGGTCAGCAGTCGCAGAAGGTTGGCGATGTGGCTGCGGCTCTTTCCCAGCGCCTCGGCGACCTTCTCTTGCGTGTGGCCGAATCGGTCGATGAGCTGCCTGTAGCCCGCAGCCTCCTCGATCGCGTTCAGACCCTCGCGCTGGATGTTCTCGATGATCGCAACTTCCAGCACTTCCTGGTCGCTGAAGGCGCGGATCAGAACGGGGACCTCGCCCAACCTGGCCAGCTGCGCGGCGCGCCAGCGTCTTTCGCCTGCCACGATTTCGAACTTGCCAGGCTCGGTCGCGACAGGGCGCACAACGAGCGGCTGAACGATGCCCTTCTCGCGAATCGATTGCGAGAGTTCTTCAAGCGCACGCTCATCAAAGGCTCTGCGCGGCTGGTCTGGGTTCGCGCGAATCGCTTCGATCGGTAGATTTTGCAATCCTGCGCGCTGCTGCGGAGCCTCGGAAACGGGGTCGTTGACTCCGGCATCCACGCCGATATCCGCCATAAGTGCCGACAATCCGCGGCCAAGGCCACGGCGCTCGTTCTTGCGCTGGGTCATGTCAGGCCTCCCTGTTGCGATTGCTGTTGTTCTTGAGGAATTCAGCGGCAAAGGCGCGGTAGGCCATCGCACCCTTTGAAAGCGGATCATAGGTCAGCGCCGGAACCGCAAACGAGGGCGCCTCGCTCAACCGGACGTTTCGCGGAATGACGGTTTGGTAGACCAGTTCGCCCAGGGTTTCGCGTGCGTCCCGCTCGACCTGCTGCGAAAGGTTGTTGCGTT includes the following:
- the rph gene encoding ribonuclease PH, with the translated sequence MRPSGRKLDEMRAVSIETGVMRHAEGSCLIKVGNTHVLCSATIEDRTPPFLKNTGLGWVTAEYGMLPRATNSRNRREAAQGKQTGRTVEIQRLIGRSLRAGVDRSALGERQITIDCDVIQADGGTRCAAITGGWVALRLAVDRLMKTGTISTDPIIGHVAAVSCGFYAGQAVLDLDYDEDSAAGVDGNFIMLGDGRLIEVQMSGEGTVFSRGDLDRMVDLAEAGVGCLVAAQKAAL
- the rdgB gene encoding RdgB/HAM1 family non-canonical purine NTP pyrophosphatase, with product MATLGDRLLFATHNEGKVEELRALFQPLGVGLVSARELGLPEPAETETTFVGNARIKAHAAARASGLPALADDSGLCVDALGGAPGVYTADWAEGPGGRDFLRAMTRTYDALLANGAKEPWSARFRCTLVLAFPDGQDEVYEGEVSGRLVWPLRGALGHGYDPMFMPDGDTRTFAEMAPDEKNAVSHRARALEALIAKRFT
- a CDS encoding coproporphyrinogen III oxidase, giving the protein MKHPVGEDWRHGGFGLYVHWPFCASKCPYCDFNSHVAVRIDQAAWRDAYIAEIEAWGEKTRGRVLDTLFFGGGTPSLMEPQTVAAVVDAARRTWSFRNSIEITLEANPTSVEAARFQGFSEAGINRVSLGVQALDDAALRLLGRQHSVKEALAALDIAKQYFARTSFDLIYARQNQSLSDWRRELVLALAFEPEHLSLYQLTIEDGTVFAARHRVGKLPGLPAEDAGADMFDLTQDLCDAAGLPAYEVSNHAKPGQESRHNSIYWNYGDYIGVGPGAHGRVTVQGQRLATESVKAPGAWLDLRRRGLTTHAAALSPGEQASEYLMMALRLSRGADLARFAALGGTPLDQKALDPLLELGLVWQNGRRIGATKAGRPILNAILRALL
- a CDS encoding ParB/RepB/Spo0J family partition protein — translated: MTQRKNERRGLGRGLSALMADIGVDAGVNDPVSEAPQQRAGLQNLPIEAIRANPDQPRRAFDERALEELSQSIREKGIVQPLVVRPVATEPGKFEIVAGERRWRAAQLARLGEVPVLIRAFSDQEVLEVAIIENIQREGLNAIEEAAGYRQLIDRFGHTQEKVAEALGKSRSHIANLLRLLTLPQDVQNMVVAGTISAGHARALVTAPDPVSLALKVAGEGLSVRETEDLARRIGHPASQKRGNSRQKDADTRVLEEDLSANLGMSVVIDHRAGGEGQVTIRYQTLDQLDQLCQLLSSVR